The genomic interval TGTAAATACACCTGTACCAGCATGTCCAGTTTACATGATTAGTCATGTGATATTGGTGTAGTGTTGCTAATGTTAAAAGGAAAACGGAGTGGATGCAGCCTTTATTTACAGTTCTAGGCAAATATgagtaatgttaaaaactttCAGTAATCCACATTTGGAGCCAATGCAACCGGGATTTGAAGAATTAAAATAAGTCGACTAAATTTctacaataacaaaaatgtaaaggggaaaaggggggggggggagcgtttGATCCTCCGTTCCCGATGACCTCAGGTAGGGTTTGTAAAAagtatgtaaaaataaaacccctCTTTAAATCCCCACGCGTTTTCTGGGAGAAGAAGCCCCAATGTACcacaagacaaacacatttaccGAGATACTAGTGGACATGTGCTTCCGCGGCCATACGTCTTATGGCATTTCATGTATGTGTGCAGAAACACTTTGCTAAACTTTCACGTAGATAACAAATTAAATACGAAAGGGCTCCGTTCAAAACATGGAAACACTTTGTAGGAAAGTTTCTCATACTTACACTGGGTCGCCATTGTTCTCGCCTGCCCTCAGCCCGCACAGCAGATTTGTCTGCGCAGAAGGAAACAAgtgcacaggggggggggggaacataAGAAAACTCGCACTCAACCTTGAGTTATTTTTCTCCCGACAACCAGAAACCCACTCGTACGGTTAATGCGGGTTTTTTTTCCCTACGTGGTCTCAATAATAAATCCGCCGTCGTCTGCGCTGACGTTTACCTGCACGAGCGACCCCTGATTCGAGGCTCGTTCGGCTCGCGCACCGCTGCTCGGAGGGGAAATGCCgatcctccacctccagccgagagagagagagggagagctaaGTTGTTGGGTATTTCCACGCCAGCACGAACACAATTCACCATTCAGCGGCGAAGAACATCAAAGGCAtacttctccccctcccccctaccaCGGCCAAGTTCCGACCTCGCCGCTTGGGTTTCCAATGGGAGAAAACTACCCCCTCCGCCCCGCAATCACTTCGATGACTCCTCCTCTACCCGTGGGgtgtttaaagttaaaaaaaggagCCAGCCACATAATCAAACCCAAAATCCCATTGAACTGAGGCGGTTAAACTAATCAATAAGCATATTAAATTGAGATGTGAAATCAAGACCACCGCCGCCGCGCTAGCACGTATCCGCACACCGATGTTAGCTAACAGGTTGGCTAGTTTACCTTGAAGTCTCGCTAAGCTAACGTGCGTAGCTAACCCCTCcgctagttaacgttagctaacataaacaaacacagtttAGCGGCTCACTCCCAACGCGTAAAATTGAGAATGCGCATAACGAGATGCGACAAATACCCCGAACGTAAGCTTCGCTACGAATCCCCCAAATCAAACAAATCGCGACGTTGACGCGAAccctcaatttaaaaaaaaatctggtttGATTagcttaacgttagctagcgagGACGTATGAAAAGTAGATCCAAGCGCCAGCGTACAAAATCCTGCTGCTCTGCCAGCCGAATTAGAAAACCCCACCGGAGCCCCCTCCCTGGCAAAAGATGATTTTCTCTGGCGAGGCAAACGTTGATGTGCGGTAGAGTCGTTATAGAAAAGCCAGAGTAGACGTACTGTCGTTACCAGAGTCGAGCGCCTCCGCCGTGGTTCTTGTCGGGGAATGTCTGTCCTTTCTCTTGGCTGGAAATTGGAAAAATGCTGCTAGGTGAACCACCCGTAGAAGTCCGAACCACACCCGCTGTTGCTCCGCGGAGGATGTTGCTTCCGCCTGTGCTATTTCACATCAagatggcgaggtggaaagaATACAGTGTGCTGCCGCACTCGAAAAATAGAGCGccgttttaaataaagttttaccATAGAAACTGTTATTTTAGAGGTTTTGTCGGGTATCGATATGATTTAATGTTGAAGGAAGCCTGCCCTTTCGGGATTTACTGTTTTAAAGCATATAAATGAACGATCTGTGTTACGAGCAATCATTGGAATGGAATGTCATTTATGGGCAGCTGTGATATAATGAGTGAAGGAGTGAATTAACATAGCAACATCATTCATCCACACATCTTATTTAATTCAAACAATAAAGGTGCTTTCCATCCACCTCATCCACGTTTCTAATACTTTTACTCCAGAGTTAAACAAGGATTTATTTTGCAAATGATCAACTGCAGTAATTAATTGGAGAGCAACAATCAATATAGTCCACATAAGTAAACCAGGTTGAACGTTCTCAAATCTTCTAATTCAATTTCACTTTTTGATCTAAACCCCTAATCTGATTTCATGAGACATAAATAGCACATTTTAGATTGAAGGGGAACAACTTAATGCTCTGCTGTGGATTAAATTGCATTGGATCCCCTGTCTCTATAATTGCTTTTGTGGTTAAttgaaaagccttttcaatCCATCACCAACTGTTTGAAGGCAGacagtaaaatatgtacataCTTGGCTATAAGTGGGCTTACCTACTCATGTCTTTAAAAGGGGCAAACACATTGCCTATGTTTATTCTTGAAATTGTATACAATTCATCTCCCTTTTGGGAAATTAATCCTAGCTGTAATCAAATTGCGATGTGCACGACAGGGTAACATCAGTAGCCTTCAATAAATAATGTGCATGCTGTGCACCTACTTCCACCTCCCATACTTGATTTGACCTATTATGGCTATGTGAAAAAGAGAATATGTgtatattaaatgaaaaagaataaaagggtCACACATAGCAAAGTGCATGTTCATGTGTCTTATGAGTGccaagcagtaaaaaaaaaaaaaggtcaaagtcCAATAGGGAAGTGCATTTGTGATAACACGTGAAATAGAAAAGGAAACTTGAAGTTATGCCAGATgagatgttttttcttcctctttcagtGTGAGAAATGTGCAGCAGGCTGATAAAAATTGAGTTACAGGCCTGGAAAGGGTATGAATAATATCAACGTCAGGATGAGAAATAACAAGTGTGACGAGATGACATTTATTTCAGCAGCAGCTTATGGATCTTCGTCAGTTTCTGATACTTTCGTCAGTATGTGGGACTAACATCAAACCCTCAGGATGAAACTAAATGAAGCTCATCCACTTGTCTCCAACTGTGCCAGAAAGAGGAGAAAGTCTATTTCATTCCCCCAAGCAATAACACATGCTGCATAGTAAATACAAAAGACAATAGAAATCACAACTGTATGACTGCAAGATACCATCAGCAAATTACTCTCCTGGCAAACGTAGTAATGCAAACACATCCTAACAAATCTCTGTTATTCCTTTGAATTAGAATGCAAATTAGTTTACAGTCTTTCGATGATAATCGGAAATGTATTTATCAGCTTGCAGCTAATGAAAAGACttacataaacacattaaagtAAGGTATACATAAACTATAAAGATATATTCCTGGTACAAGATACTGGAGCAATCTATAAAAATACCGtagataaataatataaatccaGACTAGAATTTGAATTAGGAGGAGAGATtggaagaaaaccaaacaaagaagCCAGGTGGATGAATCCGAATAAATACACCTTTTATTTGACTGATTAACAGAACTGATTATACAAATGGCCACACAGAGCTCTGAAATAACAGGACCAATCAGCGAGACAATGACTGTACATTCTTGATGTGACCCACCGTTGTTCTGACTCCCTTTCCCGCCCGCAGTAACTATAGGACTGAATCACTAgtgcttctttctgtgcaaGTAAAGCGCAGCTACCCACCTTCCCTCCCCCTTCTACCGCTCTCCCCTTTTCGGTCTGTTATCTACAGTTTGAGCAGCGTCCATGATGTTTGTGAAGTTCGGCCGACTGTAGAAGTGGGCGCCATGATGGACAGGGGGGTGTCCTCTACACCGGACTAATGCGTGAGTTTGAACCTTTATCTGAAGTGTATTTCCCTTTGTCATGTTTGGCTCGAGTGGTGCTGCTCCAATCGTAGTGTATGCGCTGGTTTAACAGCGTGTAGTGTAAGAGCATAGTCAGGTTTCTGCCTTTCGGTTTAAATGCAAACAGCCAAAAAACTCCGTACAGGTCTAGGTTGAAGTAACTTCCTTTCAGTCTCTCTATCTGCCTCGttatcgctctctctctctcacacacacacacacacacacacacacacacacacacacacacacacacacacacggtctcacacacacaaatactggTATGTTTGTCCCttcgttttaaaaaaacatgactgTCGGCTATTTTATTTCAggcattttttgttgttctcaGTCTCTTCCTCTGGCCAAGTGTGACTTGCCCCCACGTAcattaaacacaaaatcatcCCTATAGTGAACAGAAGGGTCGTGCACCCTTCAGCAGTTCCTACTGTAAAAACACCAACTTCACCATCACAAGAAATAGATGGATAGAACTCCCGCTCATTCATTCCTGTAATCAATCTTTTTCAACACgcctctcactccctctcacCTCGACCTCCGCACCCCAACTGGTCCCCCGTACCCGTTCACCCTCATGTAACAGACAGTCCTGAATGCAACAGTGACAAATGCTCGCCAGCAatggcgaggaggagaggagagcgggCCGGAGGTGtgtagggggggaggagggggatggggtTGTCATGGTGCTGGAAAAGCGGtagggggggaagagagggagttATTCTCCTTGGAGAGAAAGTGaaagaggatggagaggaaaggTCGTGtgcctccatctctccttctccccgcATCTCTGTAACGgagtggagggaggaagaacaACGGAGGAGGAAGGTGACTTTAGGTGGAAAGGGGTGGAGCGGGGCGGGGGAGAAAGAGCGCAAGGGGGGAAAAGTGTGTTGGTCTTCATGTGTCCTGGCCGTCGGTGGCAGGGGCGTCGTTGGCATTGGGCAAGTCTGAGTCGGTCTCCCTGCTGGATATGCGGTCCAGCTCGGCCTGTACGTCGCTCAGTCCCAGCTTGGACCCTGCAGAATAAATACGTAAGGATTGGTGCCATAACACAGCGGGCGCTTTGGCGGTGGAATAAATGACACAGCATCATGCGGTCACAGTACAATGCAATTACACAATACGGTTAAAATAAGACCAGGCTGTTATATTGATGTATATTGCTAATTAGGGAATTGTTTTCAATCAAAGATTATAATTTCAAAAGACTCAAACTGGTTTTATCCATCTCATCTAATTTGAGAAGGAAATAAGAGCTGCAGTAGGACAACAGACAGATGATATTGAGCTTGTCTGATCGTTACATTGTTAAAAGTATTGTTTCGACTGAAAACCTTAATACCATGTCAGCACATAAATTCACAGAGAATAACAGAATATTGGGTATACAGTGTTTAAGCATATGGCTAATATGTTGAAAAGTATCAAGGTGTATCTTTGTCCCATATCGCCAGGTGTCATTTACAATCATGTGCAATGTATTTGGCATATGGGTGTTGAGAAATGCAGTGCAGCATGCCAAAAATAAGAGGTCCAGAATGGGCACGGGGTAATAGGAGAGGAAACATTAGGGGGGCAATTGTCATTAAATCACCAGTCATTCAAATGCCTTTCCCCCGCCCTGACCAACTCAgtgaatattcatgaagaatACATCTATTCTGTAATTAAGTAAGAAGTGAAACAATCAAAGTGATAAAACTATTCCTAAGAACAAAATGCAGGCATGTGGCGCAAAAGTAATTCAATAGAAAAGGCAGACGTTTTTGCAGATTTTTAACCTTCTTTGCATCGTCGTAATGTGGTTGTTGAATTTTTAGGGTTATTGCCGGTGGgtgcgggtgggggtggggggtggtaaCACCACCCTCGTTCACTTGCACGTATCACCCTCATTGGAATGAAACAAAGAGTTTGAAACCTGCAAAGTTTCCGTTTAAAACGTAAAGTCAGTTTGTGCCTCCTTGTTTGCTGGAGAAAGTCGGAGGCTCAGGGGAGCGAGAGGGTCAATGGAAATATAGGGATGCTTCTGAGAATGAGAAATGGCATtcacaagcaaaaacaaattagaaaacatcactggcacacacacaccttaacgTGGCCAACATCCTCTGactagtgcacacacacacacacaaacacacatcatgaGCGATGTTCACCGTGGTATTGCACAACACGGCTAAGagtgaaaagacacacagagctACCGACTGGCAAAAAGGTGATGGGTGTTGCCTTGGAGACAGGGGCTTTTAtgatgttctttctttttcctctatCCCACTAAAAATGCAAAGCCCCCCCCAACCAACTCACCCGACTTGCGTACTGTTCCTGGAGTGTTGTTACCGCCACCTGGTGTCCCGGGCCCCCCTGTTCCAGCTTTCTTTGTCAGTAGACTGTTGAAGAAGTTCGCCAACACACCTTCACTGGTTTGACCTGCAGCGTACGGACAccagagtttaaaaaaagacagacacgCACTGCAGTGACAACATGCATGACGTATGTTGTCGCAGTGACAACGCGCACAACGTACCCGACTGTGGCATTGCGTTTGCTACGTTGGCTGCTGCGGAGCGATTACTGGTCCTGGGCGAGCCGGTTGGTGCTCTACTGGTGGTGTCCTATGAGCGGCGACGGTTTAAGACACATATTAGACATTTATGAGCCAAAACTAGatataaagaacaaaaataacaacaggAGAACTCACCACTGGTCGCCCTGCTGTCACAGCGGGCTGTTTGGCGAGCAGCGACTGCAAATTAGAGCACAATATGAGCACGCACTCCAATTAGTATCCAGCTAACATATCAGGACCCTCAAAGTCAGATTTAACTGGAGTATAAACAGGCAGCTAAACAAATggcaacaacacaacagaaagGTTTTCTGACCTGGAGTTTTACCAGAAACACTTGGTCATCCTCTGCCTGAATCTCTTTTTCATGCACAACCTGGTgacaagcaagaaaaaaaatacagatttaaaataaaacaaaaaaattaaataaaaaacaacagtctTTACTTTAGCTTTAAACTCTTTAGCTCAACTCATCTAGTTAATTAGATCGGATAAAACTTTCATGAGGAAGGGAAGAAAACTTGCTTTAATAGTTGGCTGTGAAAATAACACGGGCGGTAATGATACGTAACATTAGAGCGGTAATCAATCCATTGCGCTGTAAGTTGAGCTCACCTCAGAGGATCTTTCACAGTTAGACGTTTTTTTTAGTGTGGTGTCGTACCTTTCTGACTGGTGGTTTGACTATTACTTCCTCAAAGATGTCGTCTGCTTTTACTGTCTGGAAGTTCTCGTGAAGTATGGCAATCTTCTTCTCATTGTCCCAACCGGACGGGCTGGAAGAGCAGAGGAAGGGTTGAGTACCAAATAAATGTGGCCCCACAGTATTTAcagtgcatgtacacacacacacacacttacatgaagACAGCATCTCTCTCCACCACTTGTGCCGGGCAGTGAAATGGAAAGCCGTAGAGTCGGTGGACCAGATATTTGTACAGGATGTCCAggttcttcatctccttcactgATGTATAAACCAGGGATGCTCCGTCTGACAAGGCTGTCAAGGGTATTTTCAGAACCACTATTTCTAAATACAGGAGCGGAAAAAagaacagcagcacagagaccGAATCCTACATGCATCTTTTCAAGTCGCATTACAGAACTAGATATTCTAGTCAGATTAATTGTGGCCAGTacacaaaacatgaaaagaaGAAGTGTTTAATCTCGGCTCATTTCAAACCCGACAACCCTTGAAAGTCTAACAGCGCTTTCATTGAGCATGGACGAGAGAAAACTATTTCACGCATCAACAGGTAATCTACAGCATGGCTTTTATGGAATTTACAAGGGTCAAATTACGGCTAAAACAATGATGCTGGGAACTTTGCGTTTGGCCCGAGGACAAAACACCTGCAAGTGCACAGTCACTCGGCCGTACTGCCGTCCTTCACCTGTGAGCAGTTGCTTGTTCAGAGAGCACAGGccaaaatgtgaataaatgccCCATTTGTCAGAAGATCACAGGGAAAGTCTGTGGTATTGATCGAGAGCCCCCATTAAAAACGCTTTCATGGACTGCGGtagtttttctgttttcacGGCACCGTACACTTTTGTTCTGTTCACCTATTTGCTCAGAGCCGTGTGTTCACTGAAGGATACACTGCAGACAGAAACGTCTGATGTGAGACTGGATGAGGTCCAGGTGTTCGTCTCTGTAGTCGTGCTCCTTCTCCAACGTGCTGATGGCGTCACACTGTGACGGAGAGAGGTGGTTGTGTGTATGTAGGGTCAATGGAAGAGAAAAATATACAAGAGACATTGCgtttggaaataaataaactttcCCCGCACAGGTTTCATTTGTCACAGAATAATGTACAGCACAATCAGGAtttgaaagtaaaataaactTGTAAGCCAGCAGTGATTATGCGAGTACCTTGGTGCAGACCACCACCACGGGTATTCCCaggttgtgtgtcagtgtgttgtcTCCTAACGGCAGCAGtacactctcctcctcatcactcCTCCTCTGTGGGGTTCCATCATCTCCGCTTCCTGGCTCTGTGTACTCCTGGAACTGTTTTACAACTacacgcaaaacacacacacacacacacacacacacattagatcTGAAgtggtttttcattttaaacatgcGGCATATCATTGTCCTAACTGGGCTTCATAAGACAAAACTCTTGAAGGGTTAGCGGTCCGATCAAAAACGTTTAACAAAGACTGACATCCTTCAAGTGATTTAATTTCATTGAGATCACACGTGTACATGTATACATTGTTTTCACATTCCTCCGTCTGCCTGACTCCTGTCAGTATGACTCACGTCTGTGCTCCAGCTCCCGCAGTGTTTCTGGGGCGACCCGGAGTTTGTCAATGTGTTCCCTAGCAACGGCGGCCCACTTCTGGAGCGAGTCCAGGGCATTCCATGGCCGCGACATGTCCACCGTTATCAGCAGTAACGTGTTGCTGATCGAGTCCACAGGTACAGCTACTCCCTGCAGACCCTTGTGGTAAAGGTCTCCGTCCAGCACCCAGGCGTTACACCTGGTTtggtctgaacacacacacacacacagaacccatAAAGACACGCACATTACCCCGGGAAGGACTTCAGACACATACAAAATTCAACTGCTTCTTACCATCAATGTCGTCGTCATGGACACTGAAGTAGAGGTATTCCAGGCCACGCCCTTTCATGAACTCTTCGACCCCCTGAAGCTTTGCAACCATGGCGGTCTTCCCCGAACCCACCTCACCTAAACGCACACAAAAtcagttaaaaaaacagaataatgcACGGTAGGCAAATTATGGGCTGTAGCCTGGTCTATGCTTTTGTTATTATAGTGGTAACTTTATACAAAATGTGCATCCAACCTCATCGTATTGGCATTGTACACATAGGCACAGTTATTGGGCTGCAACTAAAAAATATTCGCATTAACGATTAACTTGCACTTTTCTTTATTGACTAATTTATCATtagaaaatgcttttaaaaagtGTAGATTTCCCGTTACACTTAAACATACATTTCAAAACCCACAAATGGATTTGCTTTAAAATCCCAAGCAACAAAAGAGGTACTAAATGACTTGAGCGATGGATTAATAAATTAGAAGATAACCTATATAATTAATTATGCATTGGTTCATCACTGAACACGTGGCGTGTaaagcataaatgtactgtAAACAATCCACTTCAGCTGCGCCACACTCTTTCCCCTGTAAAGTGTTATGTTGTCATGAAGGGTCCAACAGCCCTAACGTAGTTGCATTTGTCCCGTCATCAGCGTAACATTGTTATTGTCACCGCGCGTGTGTGTACTAAAGGGCAAAGATGCATCAATTCTTGCACGGTACCATATCAATGCATCACCAAGCGGAGCTCGCTGATTTTGGGAATGGATACAGACAAACGGCTGTGACGTCATACCGGACATCAAACAGCTGATTAGCTGGAATGGGTGGACGGCTGCGGATTAACCCCAGCGGATATGTGTCGTGTAgtagcgcgtgtgtgtgtgttagtgtgtgtgtgtacagcagcGGGACTAGAGGACCGAGCGGCATGGGGATGAACCCTCTCAGCTTCAGTCGCATTAAGCATCGTGGccgcattgaaaaaaaaagaacacacacacacacgcggatgGTTCGTCTGATCCCCTCAGCATCATCCCCACCTAGCTGCTACTAGCATCACTGGTTGCTAGAATGACTTGCAGGGTTTCAAATCGGCCCGAttccccctctcgctctcccatAAGATGATGggggagtgtgtgagtgagtgcgcGGCGTCCGTGCAGGTGCTCCGAAAAATACACCtgtctccctctgctctctctgctaGGCGGCACCCGCTAGCTGGCTTGAACACAAAAGCAGCATCCGTCCAAAGCAAGCTAGCTTTACAATGGAGCAGTATTTAGTGTACCAGCTAACGATGCTCATCGGCAGACATTCACAGATACCCACCCATGACCAGGACATTTTTCCCCGCCGGTAGCTTAGATCGTGAATGGGTTGACACTTCACTCAGGATGGTGGACCTGCAGACACAACAGTCCCGTTACAACACTGCAAAACAAGGGCTCCTTTATTGAGTAACAAAACAACC from Gasterosteus aculeatus chromosome 10, fGasAcu3.hap1.1, whole genome shotgun sequence carries:
- the dync1li1 gene encoding cytoplasmic dynein 1 light intermediate chain 1 gives rise to the protein MATSGRSALLSSTSTGSKSTLENCNPEEDDGQDLWSTILSEVSTHSRSKLPAGKNVLVMGEVGSGKTAMVAKLQGVEEFMKGRGLEYLYFSVHDDDIDDQTRCNAWVLDGDLYHKGLQGVAVPVDSISNTLLLITVDMSRPWNALDSLQKWAAVAREHIDKLRVAPETLRELEHRLVKQFQEYTEPGSGDDGTPQRRSDEEESVLLPLGDNTLTHNLGIPVVVVCTKCDAISTLEKEHDYRDEHLDLIQSHIRRFCLQYGASLVYTSVKEMKNLDILYKYLVHRLYGFPFHCPAQVVERDAVFIPSGWDNEKKIAILHENFQTVKADDIFEEVIVKPPVRKVVHEKEIQAEDDQVFLVKLQSLLAKQPAVTAGRPVDTTSRAPTGSPRTSNRSAAANVANAMPQSGQTSEGVLANFFNSLLTKKAGTGGPGTPGGGNNTPGTVRKSGSKLGLSDVQAELDRISSRETDSDLPNANDAPATDGQDT